Proteins encoded by one window of Salmonirosea aquatica:
- a CDS encoding ferritin-like domain-containing protein, whose translation MATTEKATALINDLIEINNDRVAGFEKALEDIEEENLDLKAVFQGYARQSRQNALELAALVDDPQQVETGESVSGTLHRAWIDVKSLFGGSDRASILSEAERGEDAIKKAYRDALASGDLPAGALGTVTSQAEKINAAHDEVKALRDAAKA comes from the coding sequence ATGGCAACTACGGAAAAGGCAACAGCGCTAATCAACGATCTGATAGAAATCAACAACGACCGCGTCGCGGGTTTTGAAAAAGCCCTGGAGGATATCGAGGAAGAGAACCTCGACCTGAAGGCGGTTTTCCAGGGTTATGCCCGGCAAAGCCGGCAGAACGCGCTTGAGCTGGCCGCGCTCGTCGATGATCCTCAACAGGTGGAAACGGGTGAGAGCGTGAGCGGTACGCTGCACCGCGCCTGGATCGACGTGAAATCCCTGTTTGGCGGCAGCGACCGGGCCAGCATCCTCTCGGAAGCCGAGCGCGGAGAGGACGCCATCAAAAAGGCCTACCGCGATGCGCTGGCCAGCGGCGATCTTCCTGCGGGCGCCCTGGGCACAGTGACCAGCCAGGCCGAAAAGATCAATGCCGCCCATGACGAGGTCAAGGCCTTGCGTGATGCCGCGAAGGCTTGA
- a CDS encoding serine hydrolase domain-containing protein, with the protein MKKLLFLFWVSAWLATPVLAQSRPARLDSLFSKLHRQGNFNGNVLIAEKGTPVFEKSYGIADEQSHRMLDPGSVFELASLSKQFTAMAIVLLQKQGKLAYDDPMASYLPELAHYDRITIRHLLHHTSGLPNYADYFIAHWDKSRFATNQDVIEAFGRVQPPVLFQPDEKFNYSNTGYVLLGSIIERVSGQPYAGFLDQKIFKPLGMNHSLVYQGKYKPRKVENYAQGYLLDSLGNKVTPDSYGKGFFTYFLDGMVGDRGVSSTARDLLTWDQALYTDRLIGPRTESRFSKT; encoded by the coding sequence ATGAAGAAACTACTGTTCCTGTTCTGGGTAAGCGCTTGGCTGGCCACCCCTGTCCTGGCCCAAAGCAGGCCCGCCCGGCTGGACAGCCTGTTCTCGAAGCTGCACCGGCAGGGGAATTTCAATGGCAATGTGCTCATTGCCGAAAAAGGCACGCCCGTTTTTGAGAAAAGCTACGGCATAGCCGACGAGCAGTCCCACCGGATGCTGGATCCCGGGTCCGTCTTCGAGCTGGCCTCCCTCTCCAAGCAATTCACGGCCATGGCCATCGTGCTCCTGCAGAAGCAGGGCAAGCTGGCCTACGACGACCCCATGGCCAGCTACCTGCCCGAACTGGCTCACTACGACCGGATCACCATCCGCCACCTGCTCCACCACACCAGCGGCCTGCCCAACTACGCGGATTACTTCATCGCCCATTGGGACAAGAGCCGGTTCGCCACCAACCAGGACGTGATCGAGGCATTCGGCCGGGTGCAGCCCCCTGTCCTTTTCCAGCCCGATGAAAAATTCAATTACAGCAATACGGGCTATGTGCTGCTGGGCAGCATCATCGAGCGGGTCTCCGGCCAACCGTACGCCGGGTTTCTCGATCAGAAGATTTTCAAACCTCTGGGCATGAACCATTCTTTGGTGTATCAGGGTAAATACAAACCACGAAAGGTCGAGAACTACGCCCAGGGGTACCTCCTGGACAGCCTGGGCAACAAAGTGACACCCGACAGCTACGGCAAGGGGTTCTTCACCTACTTCCTCGACGGCATGGTGGGGGACCGCGGGGTGAGCTCGACGGCGCGGGACCTGCTCACATGGGACCAGGCCCTGTACACCGACCGGTTGATCGGCCCCAGGACCGAGAGCAGATTTTCAAAAACGTGA
- a CDS encoding type II toxin-antitoxin system prevent-host-death family antitoxin, whose protein sequence is MREQLPDLLNRAAYLHEPTLVTRQGKAVAVLVAVRDWGQHLRMEASSPTCETEG, encoded by the coding sequence ATGCGCGAACAGCTCCCGGACCTGCTTAACCGGGCGGCCTACCTGCACGAGCCCACCCTGGTCACCCGGCAGGGCAAGGCTGTCGCCGTCCTGGTAGCGGTCCGGGACTGGGGACAGCATCTCCGAATGGAAGCTTCATCGCCAACATGCGAGACAGAGGGGTAG
- a CDS encoding ABC transporter permease yields the protein MLAHYLTLSLRRLWRQRQANLIRLASLSLGLASGLVIFLVVDYMFSFDRHHPHMDRSFWVVTDIKRESTLQTDAAPRPLAEVLRQDYPFVASATRLETVFGRTLSVPGGKRGWMKKFNEARNVCFAEPQYFDHFRVEWVTGDPGTALASPNTVVLSERYARKYFEGADPIGRTLRLDNRVELTVTGLIRNPPPNTQLRYDALISYATLPGLEPEGAMRDWEGLQSMCFVLLREGASPRQLTGALDAVRKKHLPPGKAAQFAYHLLPLGELNHERSGMAPRPVLYALIAVGLLLVLAACVNYINLATSQALQRAREVGVRKAVGSSRTQLIGQLLLETALLTVLAVAVALILAQLSLPLVNRTLAAQVEALHPAISTADLLRPQSLGWFLGLAAGVVLAAGLYPAWVLSRFKPAQVLTGLPAPRAAGGFTLRRTLIAGQFVLSQLFLTAVLVINAQLGHMQHVDWGFRHERMLTVWLSPPEPVPYEQLRQEWLQLPGVQSVTFGSDPPASPYNRPTPFSYHTATEAEPFETRLRAADEHYLPAFGLSLVAGRNFRSTDTTAQEVLVTETLVRQLGVSPLGAVVGRRMRVKDADRVIVGVVGDFRSGRLNQPVLPVTLVHDLGHTALAVLTLSAACPPTTPAAIRRVWDKALPDRVYKADRLDELLESFLGMERLLAGFVRTFALLAMAMSCVGLYGLVTFMAESRAKEIGVRRVLGARTAQLLWLFGREFGRLIILGFLVAAPLGWWLTESWLQQYAYRITLGVWLPAATLGLTVLVTALTVLGHALRAAVANPVEYLRVQ from the coding sequence ATGCTGGCCCATTACCTCACCCTGTCCCTGCGGCGCCTGTGGCGCCAACGCCAGGCCAACCTGATCCGCCTGGCGAGCCTGTCGCTGGGGCTGGCCAGCGGCCTGGTGATCTTCCTGGTGGTCGACTACATGTTCAGCTTCGACCGCCACCACCCCCACATGGACCGCTCCTTCTGGGTGGTCACCGACATCAAGCGGGAGAGCACCCTGCAGACCGATGCCGCCCCGCGCCCGCTGGCCGAAGTGCTGCGCCAGGACTACCCCTTTGTGGCGAGTGCCACCCGGCTCGAAACGGTCTTCGGGCGCACCCTCAGCGTCCCCGGCGGAAAGCGGGGCTGGATGAAGAAATTTAACGAGGCCCGCAACGTCTGTTTCGCCGAACCCCAGTATTTCGACCACTTCCGGGTCGAATGGGTCACGGGCGACCCCGGCACGGCCCTGGCCTCCCCCAATACGGTGGTGCTCAGTGAACGCTACGCCCGCAAGTACTTCGAGGGGGCCGATCCGATCGGGCGCACCCTGCGGCTGGACAACCGCGTGGAGCTCACCGTGACCGGCCTCATCCGCAACCCGCCCCCCAACACCCAGCTGCGCTACGACGCGCTGATCTCCTACGCGACGCTGCCGGGTCTGGAGCCGGAAGGGGCGATGCGGGACTGGGAGGGCCTGCAGAGCATGTGCTTCGTGCTGCTGCGCGAGGGGGCCAGCCCCCGGCAGCTGACGGGCGCCCTGGACGCGGTCCGCAAAAAGCACCTGCCCCCCGGCAAAGCCGCGCAGTTCGCCTACCACCTGCTGCCCCTGGGGGAGCTCAACCATGAACGCAGCGGGATGGCACCCCGCCCCGTGCTGTACGCCCTGATCGCCGTCGGGCTGCTGCTGGTGCTGGCCGCCTGCGTCAACTACATCAACCTGGCCACCTCCCAGGCCCTGCAGCGCGCCCGGGAGGTGGGGGTGCGCAAGGCGGTCGGCAGCAGCCGGACCCAGCTGATCGGGCAACTCCTCCTCGAAACCGCCCTGCTGACCGTCCTGGCGGTCGCCGTGGCGCTGATTCTGGCCCAGCTGTCGCTGCCGCTGGTCAACCGGACGCTGGCCGCCCAGGTCGAGGCGCTGCATCCGGCCATCTCCACGGCGGACCTGCTGCGGCCCCAAAGCCTGGGCTGGTTCCTGGGCCTGGCGGCCGGCGTCGTGCTGGCGGCCGGCCTATATCCGGCGTGGGTGCTGTCGCGGTTCAAGCCGGCCCAAGTCCTGACCGGCCTGCCGGCCCCCCGGGCTGCCGGCGGCTTCACCCTGCGCAGGACGCTGATCGCCGGCCAGTTCGTCCTGTCCCAACTATTCCTGACGGCGGTGCTGGTCATCAACGCCCAGCTCGGCCACATGCAGCACGTGGACTGGGGCTTCCGCCACGAACGGATGCTGACCGTCTGGCTGTCGCCGCCCGAGCCCGTCCCGTACGAACAACTGCGCCAGGAATGGCTGCAGCTGCCCGGCGTGCAGAGCGTGACGTTCGGCAGCGATCCGCCCGCTTCGCCCTACAACCGGCCCACGCCCTTCAGCTACCACACCGCCACCGAGGCGGAACCCTTCGAGACGCGCCTGCGGGCCGCGGACGAACACTACCTGCCGGCGTTCGGACTGTCCCTGGTGGCCGGGCGCAACTTCCGCTCCACCGACACCACGGCGCAGGAGGTGCTGGTCACCGAAACGCTCGTGCGGCAGCTGGGCGTTTCGCCGCTCGGGGCCGTGGTCGGCCGGCGGATGCGGGTCAAGGACGCCGACCGGGTCATCGTGGGGGTGGTGGGGGATTTCCGCAGCGGCAGGCTGAACCAGCCCGTCCTGCCCGTCACCCTGGTCCACGACCTGGGGCACACGGCCCTGGCCGTGCTCACCCTGTCGGCGGCGTGCCCGCCCACCACCCCGGCGGCCATCCGGCGGGTGTGGGACAAGGCCCTGCCGGACCGCGTCTACAAGGCCGACCGCCTGGATGAGCTGCTGGAGTCGTTCCTGGGGATGGAGCGGCTGCTGGCGGGCTTCGTGCGAACCTTTGCCCTGCTGGCCATGGCCATGAGCTGCGTGGGGCTCTACGGGCTGGTGACGTTCATGGCCGAAAGCCGGGCCAAGGAAATCGGCGTGCGGCGGGTGCTGGGTGCGCGCACGGCGCAGCTGCTGTGGCTGTTCGGCCGGGAATTCGGCCGGCTGATCATATTGGGCTTCCTGGTGGCCGCGCCGCTGGGCTGGTGGCTGACCGAAAGCTGGCTGCAGCAGTACGCCTACCGCATCACGCTGGGAGTCTGGCTACCCGCCGCCACGCTGGGCCTGACGGTGCTGGTGACCGCCCTGACCGTGCTGGGGCACGCACTGCGGGCGGCAGTGGCCAACCCCGTCGAATACCTCAGGGTGCAGTGA
- a CDS encoding DUF6088 family protein, giving the protein MMSISETIARQVKTIPEDTTFGYAQLRIGPDEFFSTAKALERLQKKGVIKRIARGRFYRPRKTVFGEKRPDESQLLKPYLFNKGKRTAYITGLTLYNQLGLTTQVPSTIQIASRERRNLSKVGGLEIKGVKSYVDVTERNYRMLGFLDAMKDLKQIPDVDMKAALTLFKNRIRELSQKERRDFVTYALSYPPRVRALLGAILEELSYPRDATELKESLNPLTNYALGIDGTLLKSASNWNII; this is encoded by the coding sequence ATGATGAGCATTTCAGAGACCATAGCCCGGCAGGTGAAAACCATACCCGAAGACACAACTTTCGGCTACGCACAGCTGCGCATCGGGCCCGATGAGTTCTTTTCTACGGCCAAGGCTTTGGAGCGCCTGCAGAAGAAAGGGGTCATCAAACGCATAGCGAGGGGGCGGTTTTACCGTCCCAGGAAAACCGTCTTCGGGGAGAAGCGGCCTGATGAGAGCCAACTGCTTAAACCTTACCTATTCAACAAGGGCAAGCGCACCGCCTATATCACCGGGCTGACGCTCTACAATCAGTTGGGACTGACGACCCAGGTGCCTTCCACCATTCAGATCGCCAGCCGGGAACGACGCAACCTGAGCAAAGTGGGCGGCTTGGAAATCAAGGGAGTGAAAAGCTATGTCGATGTCACAGAGCGGAACTACCGGATGCTGGGTTTCCTGGATGCCATGAAGGATTTGAAACAGATACCCGACGTTGATATGAAAGCCGCCCTTACGCTGTTTAAGAACCGGATCAGGGAGTTGAGCCAGAAAGAACGGCGGGACTTCGTTACTTATGCCCTATCCTATCCGCCGCGTGTCAGGGCATTACTGGGGGCTATCCTTGAAGAGCTTTCCTATCCCCGGGATGCCACAGAATTGAAGGAGAGCCTAAACCCCTTGACCAACTATGCCCTGGGGATTGACGGCACTTTGCTCAAAAGCGCCTCCAACTGGAATATCATATGA
- a CDS encoding nucleotidyl transferase AbiEii/AbiGii toxin family protein, translating to MKLHEEPDIFKDAVSLTAESMRLPEIYVEKDYWVTLALHRIFTSPLAEFVVFKGGTALAKCHAFIKRFSEDVDLVVVKDPALTANQLKQRLKAISNAVAEVLPEIEREGITNKKGMIRKTAHSYSQVFAGEFGQVRDMIILESSWLGSPEPTERSKVSSLVYDMMVAKRQDALAEEYGLTPFGVSILAPTRTLCEKIMSLVRFSHTPEPVSDLRNKIRHVYDLHQLLQQQDMALFFQSAAFDQMLHKVAQDDEVSFRNNKEWLYHHPAHALVFADLEKIWPQLRATYNGRFKSLVYGDLPDEQLIWGSLSKIGERLQKIEWKV from the coding sequence ATGAAACTGCATGAGGAACCGGATATTTTCAAAGATGCTGTTTCCCTGACAGCGGAATCTATGAGATTGCCCGAAATATACGTGGAGAAAGATTACTGGGTCACCCTGGCCCTCCACCGTATCTTCACCAGCCCCCTGGCTGAATTTGTCGTATTCAAGGGCGGCACCGCTTTGGCCAAGTGCCATGCTTTCATCAAGCGTTTTTCCGAGGATGTCGACCTGGTGGTGGTCAAGGACCCGGCTCTGACCGCCAACCAGTTGAAACAACGCCTGAAGGCCATCAGCAATGCCGTTGCGGAGGTGCTACCGGAAATTGAAAGAGAAGGGATCACCAACAAGAAGGGGATGATCCGTAAGACCGCCCATTCGTACTCGCAGGTTTTTGCGGGCGAATTCGGCCAGGTGAGGGACATGATTATCCTGGAATCGAGCTGGCTCGGCTCACCGGAACCTACGGAAAGAAGCAAAGTCAGTTCCTTGGTTTATGACATGATGGTGGCGAAGAGGCAGGACGCCTTGGCCGAAGAATACGGTCTGACGCCTTTTGGTGTTTCCATCCTGGCACCAACCCGAACCCTGTGCGAAAAAATCATGAGCCTGGTCCGGTTTTCCCATACCCCCGAACCGGTCAGCGATTTACGGAACAAAATCCGGCACGTCTACGATTTGCACCAACTCCTGCAGCAGCAGGACATGGCCCTTTTCTTCCAGTCAGCGGCGTTTGACCAGATGCTGCACAAGGTCGCCCAGGATGATGAAGTGAGTTTCAGGAACAACAAGGAATGGCTTTACCATCATCCGGCACATGCCCTTGTCTTTGCGGATTTGGAAAAAATATGGCCGCAGCTCAGGGCCACGTACAATGGGCGGTTCAAAAGCCTGGTTTATGGGGACTTGCCGGATGAGCAGCTGATATGGGGAAGCCTATCCAAAATAGGAGAGAGGTTGCAGAAGATTGAATGGAAGGTGTGA
- a CDS encoding recombinase family protein, with the protein MASGFSPSCGAAYPDSRLTAPHFLMLSTVVVSRFFRLGRSRDHLINLVGDFAKKGIIFKALDLGIDFSTPAGKMVIGIFASLAEYDREMILEKTKAGQLLAKAKGKHIGRPGGVNEGNFLKVKRGFEKGLSVSEIVSLTGISISSVKRYRKQLNNSILR; encoded by the coding sequence ATGGCATCCGGGTTTTCGCCAAGTTGCGGAGCAGCTTATCCAGACAGCCGCTTAACTGCCCCACACTTTTTGATGCTCTCCACAGTAGTCGTATCGAGATTCTTCCGATTAGGTAGGAGCAGGGATCATCTTATCAACTTGGTCGGAGATTTTGCCAAAAAGGGGATTATCTTCAAGGCGCTGGATTTAGGCATTGATTTTTCTACTCCGGCAGGGAAGATGGTGATCGGGATTTTTGCATCTCTCGCAGAATACGACAGAGAAATGATTCTCGAGAAAACAAAAGCTGGACAACTATTGGCAAAAGCTAAGGGAAAGCATATTGGCAGACCGGGTGGGGTAAATGAGGGAAACTTCTTAAAGGTGAAGCGCGGATTCGAAAAGGGACTTTCTGTCTCAGAGATTGTGAGTCTGACAGGTATTAGTATTTCCAGCGTGAAGCGGTATAGAAAACAATTGAATAATAGCATTCTTCGCTGA
- a CDS encoding DUF3784 domain-containing protein produces MIFIAFILSLVFGSIGFVVTKNNARYILSGYNTMSEQDRQQFDITSYLAYFKKFHLILAGALLGGVLLLSLINNNWASIFMIEFPLCAYLYFLISTSAHYHTTTKQKQGTYIAGGVLSIIILVLMFESFTDYKSSELVLGPDMLEIRGSFGVTLNKAEVIGYELVDKLPEIAYKTGGFAAGDYAKGKFKTKNGKFIWLYVNKNVSPYLLIKSSKGEIYYNHDKTRPSTFREQLRNWLGATR; encoded by the coding sequence ATGATTTTTATCGCCTTTATCTTATCGCTGGTTTTTGGCTCAATTGGTTTTGTGGTGACCAAAAATAATGCGCGGTACATTCTGTCCGGGTACAATACAATGTCGGAACAAGACCGGCAACAGTTTGACATTACTTCTTACCTGGCCTACTTCAAAAAGTTTCATCTGATTTTGGCGGGGGCGCTGCTGGGCGGTGTTTTGTTGCTCAGCTTAATCAACAATAATTGGGCAAGCATATTCATGATAGAATTCCCGCTTTGTGCCTATCTGTACTTTCTGATCAGCACGAGTGCGCATTATCATACTACCACTAAGCAAAAGCAAGGTACTTACATCGCTGGAGGGGTGCTTTCGATAATTATTCTGGTTTTAATGTTTGAAAGCTTTACGGATTACAAAAGCAGTGAACTCGTACTTGGACCAGACATGCTGGAAATCCGGGGTTCTTTCGGCGTAACCTTAAATAAGGCCGAAGTAATTGGGTACGAACTAGTGGACAAGCTTCCTGAAATCGCCTATAAAACAGGTGGTTTTGCTGCGGGTGACTATGCAAAAGGAAAATTCAAGACCAAAAACGGAAAGTTCATTTGGTTGTATGTAAATAAAAATGTAAGTCCCTATTTACTAATCAAAAGTTCAAAAGGTGAAATTTACTACAATCACGATAAAACCAGACCGAGCACATTCCGTGAGCAACTAAGGAACTGGCTTGGCGCAACACGATAA
- a CDS encoding oxidoreductase, translated as MWTRDNIPDLTGKIAVVTGANTGIGYETAKALYEKGADVTIAARNERKAAAAAQKIRQESGDGGRLDIAILDLASLDQIETFAEQFKATYKQLDILVNNAGVMIPPPSLTDDGFEMQFGVNFIGHFALTAHLLPLLLAAPAGRVVTLTSGAATLVTGIDFDNLRLEKPYDEWREYATSKLADIIFTYELDRRLKAADCPILSLAAHPGVARTDLQRHIPGEILTGLFNHYKTVMEPWQGALPSLFAATAPAVMGGEFYGPDGEQEYARYPVLSKHSTPAMKNPELATQLWEYAQSATGLKFQF; from the coding sequence ATGTGGACAAGAGACAACATCCCCGACCTTACTGGCAAAATTGCCGTTGTAACCGGTGCCAATACAGGCATTGGCTACGAGACCGCCAAGGCATTGTATGAAAAAGGGGCCGATGTAACAATCGCTGCGAGAAATGAACGGAAGGCCGCAGCAGCGGCACAAAAAATCAGGCAGGAGTCCGGCGACGGCGGCAGGCTGGACATAGCCATACTTGATCTTGCCAGCCTGGACCAGATCGAAACATTTGCAGAGCAATTCAAAGCTACTTACAAGCAACTGGACATCCTTGTCAACAATGCAGGTGTGATGATCCCTCCACCATCTTTAACCGATGACGGCTTTGAAATGCAGTTTGGGGTCAACTTCATAGGACATTTTGCACTTACCGCGCATTTGCTGCCGCTATTGCTGGCGGCCCCTGCGGGAAGGGTCGTTACGCTGACCAGCGGGGCTGCGACACTGGTGACAGGAATTGATTTTGACAATCTGAGGCTGGAAAAGCCTTATGATGAATGGCGGGAGTACGCCACCAGCAAACTAGCGGACATCATTTTTACTTACGAGCTGGACAGGAGGCTTAAAGCAGCCGATTGCCCGATTTTGTCCCTCGCAGCGCACCCCGGAGTGGCCCGCACTGACCTGCAAAGACACATCCCGGGTGAAATTTTGACTGGCCTTTTCAACCACTACAAGACCGTCATGGAGCCCTGGCAAGGCGCATTGCCCAGCCTGTTTGCGGCAACCGCCCCCGCGGTAATGGGCGGGGAATTTTACGGCCCTGATGGCGAGCAAGAATACGCAAGATATCCTGTATTGTCCAAGCATTCGACACCCGCGATGAAAAATCCTGAACTGGCAACGCAGCTTTGGGAATATGCACAGTCGGCGACCGGGCTCAAATTTCAATTTTAA
- a CDS encoding SDR family oxidoreductase, with protein MNSKVLVTGGTGFVAIHTILQLLQQGYQVRTTLRTLSKKDKVIHALRTAGITEFDQLSFHQAELTADDGWGDAVKDCEYVLHIASPFPAKDPEDENELIIPAREGALHVLRAARDSDVKRVMLTSSFAAIGYGRGLQNHVFTEEDWSDEQAPLAAYIKSKTLAEKAAWQFIENEGGAMELTVINPVGIFGPTIGGISSASLDTIVKGIIGGVVTESPDFTFGVVDVRDVADIHVKAMLHPSASGQRFLATSEGVMSFYDVAQLIKAERPHLAVNISDMTPTDKKYYIKLSNQKAFQMLNWKPVDKQTALLASIDSLFK; from the coding sequence ATGAATAGCAAAGTATTAGTTACGGGCGGCACCGGATTTGTCGCCATTCACACGATTCTGCAATTGCTGCAACAAGGTTACCAAGTCAGGACAACGCTGCGCACCCTGTCGAAAAAGGACAAAGTAATCCACGCCTTGCGAACTGCCGGGATTACTGAATTTGATCAGCTGTCGTTCCACCAGGCCGAATTGACGGCCGACGATGGCTGGGGTGACGCTGTCAAAGACTGCGAATATGTATTGCACATCGCTTCGCCCTTTCCCGCCAAGGACCCCGAGGATGAGAATGAACTGATTATTCCCGCCAGGGAGGGCGCTTTGCATGTATTAAGGGCTGCCCGCGACTCAGATGTCAAAAGGGTGATGCTTACCTCGTCTTTTGCAGCGATCGGCTATGGGAGAGGCCTGCAAAACCATGTCTTTACCGAGGAGGACTGGAGCGATGAACAGGCGCCACTTGCCGCATACATCAAATCAAAAACACTGGCAGAAAAAGCAGCCTGGCAGTTTATTGAAAACGAGGGAGGTGCTATGGAACTCACGGTGATAAATCCAGTAGGCATATTCGGGCCGACAATTGGCGGTATTTCGTCGGCTTCACTGGACACAATCGTTAAAGGGATCATTGGCGGAGTGGTGACAGAAAGCCCTGATTTTACCTTCGGGGTCGTCGATGTTCGCGACGTGGCCGATATCCATGTCAAGGCAATGCTACACCCGTCAGCAAGTGGGCAACGTTTTTTGGCGACATCTGAGGGTGTGATGAGTTTTTACGATGTGGCGCAGCTCATCAAAGCAGAGCGGCCGCATTTGGCAGTCAACATTTCGGATATGACCCCTACGGACAAAAAATATTATATAAAATTATCCAATCAGAAAGCATTTCAAATGCTTAACTGGAAGCCGGTAGACAAACAGACTGCGCTTTTGGCCAGTATCGATAGTCTTTTCAAATGA
- a CDS encoding helix-turn-helix domain-containing protein, which translates to MKVNNIQSCHLGPEISPEQFISEHFFLYLLTGSMKVFDGNKHYQMVPGDYCIARKNHLVRYTKYKDNGAFEKIIITLDEPFLRTFLDRHPFDVNAFDKSDSFLFIKESRLIKNYIHSLEPYYTGDLVLDENFADIKREELLMIILKSDPGLAGVFFNFGAPAKIDLQAYMNRNFRFNISLERFAFLTGRSLSSFKRDFQNAFGSNPGSWLKKKRLEEAYFQISQQGQKPSDVYLEVGFEDLSHFSFVFKKEFGRSPSEVLQQ; encoded by the coding sequence TTGAAAGTCAACAACATACAATCCTGCCATCTGGGCCCGGAAATATCGCCGGAGCAATTCATTTCTGAACATTTTTTTCTCTACCTGCTGACGGGTTCAATGAAGGTGTTCGATGGTAACAAGCATTATCAGATGGTACCTGGCGATTACTGTATCGCCAGGAAAAACCATCTGGTCCGCTATACGAAGTACAAAGACAATGGCGCTTTTGAAAAAATTATCATCACCCTGGACGAGCCATTTCTAAGAACGTTCCTGGACCGTCACCCCTTTGACGTAAACGCTTTTGACAAAAGCGACTCATTCCTGTTTATCAAGGAAAGTAGGCTGATCAAGAATTACATCCATTCACTGGAACCCTACTATACGGGAGATCTGGTGTTAGACGAAAATTTCGCCGACATCAAGCGTGAGGAGCTGCTGATGATTATCTTAAAATCTGACCCTGGCCTGGCTGGTGTTTTCTTCAATTTCGGTGCACCAGCCAAGATCGACCTGCAAGCCTACATGAACCGGAATTTTCGCTTTAACATCAGTCTGGAACGCTTTGCTTTTCTGACGGGCCGAAGCTTGTCATCTTTTAAGCGGGATTTTCAGAATGCTTTCGGCAGCAACCCGGGAAGCTGGTTAAAAAAGAAGCGGCTGGAGGAAGCTTATTTTCAGATCAGCCAGCAAGGACAAAAGCCAAGCGATGTTTACCTCGAAGTCGGCTTCGAAGATTTGTCGCATTTCTCTTTTGTTTTCAAAAAGGAATTCGGCCGGTCTCCGTCGGAAGTGTTGCAGCAATAA
- a CDS encoding winged helix-turn-helix transcriptional regulator: protein MTTPDPTLQQECSAALLPVRDALEVLGGNWKLPILIILSDRPKRFGQISRELAGISDEMLSKELKDLETNKLVIRTVHEAFPPKVEYKLTEYCHSLASVLSALKNWGSNHREIIMN, encoded by the coding sequence ATGACGACACCCGACCCAACACTTCAACAAGAATGTAGTGCCGCACTTCTTCCGGTCAGAGATGCCCTGGAAGTGCTCGGTGGCAACTGGAAATTGCCGATCCTGATTATTTTATCGGACCGTCCGAAGCGTTTTGGACAAATATCCAGGGAGTTGGCTGGGATCAGCGATGAAATGCTCTCGAAAGAATTAAAAGACCTTGAAACGAACAAATTGGTAATCCGCACCGTGCATGAGGCTTTTCCGCCGAAGGTAGAATACAAACTAACCGAGTATTGCCATTCACTCGCAAGTGTGCTCAGCGCTCTCAAAAATTGGGGTTCGAACCACAGGGAGATAATCATGAATTAA